A stretch of DNA from Micromonospora sp. WMMD1155:
GCACCTCCTCCGGTCGCGCCGGCACACCCATCCCCCTCAGCAGGGCGGCGACCTCGCTGGAGCGACGGGACGCGTTGTTGGTGGCGTACGCCACCGCCACGTTCCCGTCGTGCAGCCGGGCCACCGCCTCGACGGCGCCGGGGATCGGCCGGTCGATCAGGTAGATCACGCCGTCCAGGTCGAAGACGACCAGGGTGTACCCGTCGACCAACCGCTCCCCGACGTCAGCGCTCATCGCTGCGTCGACCCCGACGCGTCATCCCCGGCCGGAGCGCTCCGGTCGGCGTTCGCCACGCTGCCGGACGGCGCGACGTCCCGGGAGTCGGTGTCCGCGTTGCGCGCGGCCTCGTCCGGGTGACGGTCCTCGTCCTCGTCGTCGAAACCCTCGTCGTCACCGGCGCTGCCCACGACGTCGTCCCGCTCGTCGTCGTCGAAGTCCTCGCGGTCCTCGTCGTCGTCCTCGCGGTCGTCGTCGTCCTCGCGGTCGTCGTCGTCCTCGTCGTCGCGGTCGTCGTCCTCGTCGTCGCCGGTCAGGTCGGCGTCGGGTCGGGCCGGGACCGCGCCGGGAGCACCCGGCCCTGCGGCGATCTCCTCCGCGGCCTCGTCCTCCTCGTCGCCCTCGATGACGACACCGTCGAGTTCCAGCAGCCGCTCGGCCGCGTCGGTCTCGCCCTCGGTGTCGACGTCGGCCGCGCGGGAGAACCACTCGCGGGCCTCCTCACGCCGGCCCACGGCGAGCAGCGCGTCGGCGTATGCGTACCGCAGTCGAGCCGTCCACGGCGCCGTGGCCTCGCTGGTGAGGTCCGGGACCTGGAGCATCGCGACCGCGGCGTCCTTCTGCCCGAGGTCCCCCCGCGCACCGGCGGCGACGATCAACAGCTCGATCGCCACTGCCTGGTCCAGCTTCTCCCGGTCGGCACCACGGAACAGGTCGATCGCCCGCTCCGGCCGACCCAGAGCCCGCTCGCAGTCCGCGAGCACGGCCAGGTGGCTCTGCAGCCCGCTCATCCGGTGGTACGTGCGCAGCTCGGCGATCGCCGTCTGCCACTCCCCCGCGTGGTACGCGGCCAGGCCGACCGCCTCGCGGACGGCCGAGATACGCGACGCGAGCCGCCGTGCGGCCAGCGCGTGCGCCAACGCCTCCGCCGGGTCCTCGTCGATCAACTGACCGGTCGCGACCAGGTGCCGGGCAACCGTCTCGGCGACCGGCTTGTTCAGCGAGAGCAACTCAGCGCGAACGTCCTTGTCGAGGTCGGTCGCGTGGATGTCGTCCGGCAGAGCCGGCGCGGAGCTACGGCCACCCTCGAACGACTCGCCGCCGGCGGCGCGGTCGTCGCGGCGGAACTCGCCCTCGCGACGCGGCCGCTCGTCGGCGCGGGGAGCACCCGCCAGGTCACCGCCACGGAAACCACCCTCGCGGTCACCGCTACGGAACCCGCCTTCGCGACGGTCACCGCCACGGAACCCGCCCTCGCGGGGCGCGCCGCCTTCGCGCGGTCCACCCGGTCGAGAGCTGTCCCGGTCACCGCCACGGAAACCACCCTCGCGACGGTCGCCACCCCGGAAGCCACCCTCGCGGTCACCACCACGGAACCCGCCGCCCTCACGACGGTCACCGCCACGGAAGCTGCCGCCGTCACGGGAGGCACCCGGCCGAGATCCCTCGCGGAAGCCGCCTTCACGACGGTCGCCACCGCGGAAGCCACCCTCGCGGTCACCACCGCGGAACCCGCCTTCACGACGGTCACCGCCACGGAAACCACCCTCACGGTCACCACCACGGAAACCGCCGCCGTCACGGGGGGCACCCGGCCGAGATCCCTCGCGGAAGCCGCCTTCGCGACGGTCACCGCCACGGAAGCCACCCTCACGGTCACCACCACGGAAACCGCCGCCGTCACGGGGGGCACCCGGCCGAGATCCCTCGCGGAAGCCGCCTTCGCGACGGTCGCCACCGCGGAAACCGCCTTCACGACGGTCGCCACCGCGGAAGCCACCCTCGCGGTCACCACCACGGAACCCGCCTTCACGACGGTCGCCACCGCGGAAGCCACCCTCGCGGTCACCACCACGGAAACCGCCGCTCTCGCGGGATGGGCCGGAACGCGGGCGGTCTCCGCCGCCCTGATGGCCGCCTTCACGACGGTCACCGCCCCGGAAACCGCCCTCGCGGTCACCACCACGGAACCCGCCTTCACGACGGTCACCGCTCCGGAAGCCACCCTCGCGGTCACCACCACGGAAGCCACCCTCACGGTCACCACCACGGAACCCGCCTTCACGACGGTCGCCACCCCGGAAGCCACCCTCGCGGTCACCACCACGGAACCCGCCTTCACGACGGTCGCCACCGCGGAAGCCACCCTCGCGGTCACCACCACGGAACCCGCCTTCACGACGGTCACCGCTCCGGAAGCCACCCTCGCGGTCACCACCACGGAACCCGCCTTCACGACGGTCGCCACCGCGGAAGCCACCCTCACGGTCACCACCACGGAACCCGCCTTCACGACGGTCACCACCGCGGAAGCCACCCTCACGGTCACCACCACGGAAACCGCCTTCACGACGGTCGCCACCGCGGAAGCCACCCTCACGGGGAGCACCGGAGCGAGATCCGTCGCGGTCGCCGCCGCGGAAGCCGCCCTCGCGACGGTCGCCGCCGCGGAAACCGCCCTCACGGGGAGCACCGGAGCGCGAGTTGTCCCGGTCTCCGCCACGGGAACCGGAGTCGCGACCGCCGGCGTATCCGCCTCGGCTGCCGCTGTCGCGGTCTCCCCGGTACGGGGGCCGGTCCCGGTCGTCGCGGCGTGGGCCGCGGTCGCGTCCGCCCGCACCGTCGGTACGGTCTTCGTAACGACGGGGACGGTCTCCGCCCTGCGGTCCTGAACTCACAGGTACATCCTTCCTGATTGCGCCACCAATGGCGCTACGCAGTCGAGGGCCGACCCGGATGGGGCGGCCCTCGACTGGAAGATTGTCCGGCGGCGTCCTACTCTCCCACACCCTCACGAGTGCAGTACCATCGGCGCTGGAGGGCTTAGCTTCCGGGTTCGGAATGTAACCGGGCGTTTCCCCTCCGCCATGACCGCCGTAACTCTATGAACATATCAAACAACCCCGGCAAACAGTTCACGGGTGTTCGCTTGTTCAGAGTTGCACAGTGGACGCGTAGCAGCTTAGTAGTCAAGTCCTCGGCCTATTAGTACCGGTCAACTGAACC
This window harbors:
- a CDS encoding Replicase polyprotein 1ab encodes the protein MLSLNKPVAETVARHLVATGQLIDEDPAEALAHALAARRLASRISAVREAVGLAAYHAGEWQTAIAELRTYHRMSGLQSHLAVLADCERALGRPERAIDLFRGADREKLDQAVAIELLIVAAGARGDLGQKDAAVAMLQVPDLTSEATAPWTARLRYAYADALLAVGRREEAREWFSRAADVDTEGETDAAERLLELDGVVIEGDEEDEAAEEIAAGPGAPGAVPARPDADLTGDDEDDDRDDEDDDDREDDDDREDDDEDREDFDDDERDDVVGSAGDDEGFDDEDEDRHPDEAARNADTDSRDVAPSGSVANADRSAPAGDDASGSTQR